CACGCAAGGCAATGCATCTCTTGACATCTGATATGGGAGAGAAGCTACTACATGGatataaaacagtgtttttatatctaTGAGTTTACTGTCTGTTTTTCGCCGTCCAGTCTATACCAGACGAGTCACATTTATAAATTTGTTCTAAGTGAAAGGTTTGACAGTGTATTTAGCTAACATTGGTAGCATGCTAGCTGTGTAACATAGAGTGCTAAATATGCCATCAAACTTTTCACTTagaaaaaaatttataaatagAGATGTATTACATTCATCAATCAGATATTAATTTGCTAATTCTTTCTGCAATCTCACGCAAAAGTTACATTTTTCAACTAGCACTCGAGGCAAATTACGGACCGGAAAAAAAACGGAAGGAGGAGTTTTTCAAACGCATCGGAGGTCACAGAGGTTCCCAAAGGAATGAATGAACGTCCTGTGctgcggctggtgggcggtgcttggtatttcttcaactgatctcaacatggctgccgggtcataaactttctcattttacagctaaacagaacactacaagatgtttctgaaaacatttgaggagagaaataggcattacagtaacagaatattgattcatatttgatcagcactgcctagtttgaccgttcgatcggagttcgcgagtgattgacagctttgaCTTTTTTCCAAGAGACTTTTGAGCACGTCTCTGGTAAACTCAAGATTTAaaatggtgcttttgtgtgattctttgtggagaaactccgtTTCACAAATctgttgacaactaattgattagtcaacaaaatcgttagtcgactaagaatttctttggtcgaggacagccctaaaatcaTGCCTACACGTGTTGACTCAGCAGGgatattccattatatttttatattttgaatcGTCATCTGACGCCTTAAAGATAGGGTGGACGATGCTGGAAACCTAgtataatttgaaagtagcatcgcctcaagagcagggaggcagggaggcatctgattggttctttccaagcggaccgcgaggcagtgattggtagaaatttttacaggattacagcagctacagatgacggctcttttccggtcctttttcagagctcatcagtaatggatcactgtcggggtgtaaagaccatttcaaccaatataacaaatagtgtatactggataacatcgtcaaccctgcctttaatttttttttcctttgcaaAATTAAAGACATTTCGGACCACAAATTGATGCataaaaattcaccagaatgcaggaaactaAGTTTTTGACTCTCAAAATTTCCTGAGGAGGACCCCCAGACGCCCCCATTTCATATGTGTCCCCACAATGTTGAAATGAAATCAACGCCCTTGATGCTAACTCGCTAAACTAAGACTAagaaacatcagcatgttagcattgtcattgtgatcatgctgacgttagcatttagctgtgGACTCTTTGTTCATTTATTACTAAAATGATGGGTCTTTGGCTCCGTCCAATGATGTTTAACTCAACCAATGAGGTTATTTCTGCTGCAGGAGGCCTGTCTATCCAGGAACACATAAGGCGACAGGATTGGACTCTTCATTGGCTGCTGGAGCGATGTGGGAACAGGTACCAGGTTATGACCAACCAGTCCAGGGCCTCGGAGGCTGAGCTTACAGAGCTCTTTGAGAAGATCCAGAAGATGATGGAGAATAACATGCGTCCCAGGGAGACGCGGGACAGGATGAACACCCAGCTGAGACGAGACGTGAGCATAAAGGAGGCGAGGAGAGCGCAGGGAAGACAAGAGGAGATAGAAATGAAAGTGATGCATGATGTGCATGATGGAAGGCCAGGACAGAGGAAGCAGATGGCCTCAGGATGGCCATATATGCCCAGAGGTAGGTATGAACTATGTATttctaatagggctgtcaatcgattaaaatatttaattgcgcagttctcatctgttcaaaatgtaccttaaagggagatttgtcaagtatttaataatttatcaacatgggagtggacaaatatgctgctttatgcaaatgtatgtatatatttattattgaaaatcaattaaagacacaaaacaatgacaaatattgtccagaaaccctcacaggtactgcatttagaaaaaaaaatatgctcaaatcataacatggcaaactgcagcccaacaggcaacaacagctgtcagtgtgtcagtgtgctgacttgactatgacttgccccaaactgcatgtgattatcataaagtgggcatgtctgtaaaggggagactcgtgggtacccatagaacccatttttcacattcacatatcttgaggtcagaggtcaagggacccctttgaaaatggccatgacagtttttcctcgccaaaattcttGGTACTAAGTGAtttattaggttttctagtttcatatgatgccagtctagatttaaaactaagcccactacaacttaaaaattgcaagttgcgttaatgggttaaagatattagtggtgttaaaatttGACAGCAGTACTTTCTAATTTTGTCCACAATCCGCACGTCAACAACTGGAATAAGttgtgtaaaatgtgaaaatcaCTTCGCTGTGTCACTGCAGTATTCCCAGCAGAGCCGGTTGGTGTTAAGCCTGCTCTTGGCCTCGTCCTGCTGGGAAGGAGGAAGTCGGGAAAGAGCTCAGCAGGGAACATGATCCTGGACAGTGAAGAGTTTCAGGTGAACGTAAAGACCATCAGGTGCTCTGTAGGCCACGGGGAAGTATCAGGGTGGCCTGTCACGGTGGTGGACACCCCCGGGTGGAGTCTCTTTGGTTTGGCCAATCCCAAGCAGGTCAGGATGGAGATCAGTCGGAGTTCTTGCCTCTGCCCCGAGAGGAGCAAAGTGTCGTTTGTGCTGGCTGTACCGGTGGGCTCgttcagagagaaagacaggagaGCCGTGGAGATGTTCCTCAGCGTTTTGGGGAATGATGTATGGAGGAGCACTGTGGTGTTGTTCACCTATGGAGGGGAGCTGAGAGGGAGGACAGTGGAGAAACACGTCGAGCAGAAAGGAGAGCCTCTACGGTGGGTGCTGGACAGATGTGGCCACCGGCATCAAGTGTTGGATACAAATACAGGAGACAAGAGTCAAGTGAAACAGCTGCTGGAGATGGTGGAGAAACTATAGGAATGATAGAAATATGACTAAAAATCACTTTTAACATGCATATTAATGTgaataataatactgtatagCTCTCTAACAGTGTGAGCCAAGTGTTTTTAGCCTGTAGAATATCATACAGGTATCAGAAAGTATCATTTGGCTGTCAAATTTGGTACTGCACATGGTAGAATCACACTTTATTGATATAATTCATCTCAACCGGCTCTCTTATCAGATTaacaccacagagacacacaccagTTTCTTTTGATGGATCGTAATcattatgatatgatataatcaTCATTATGGaagtatataaattatatatatgaaATTATATTAACTCGTAAGATACATGCTGAGGTAAAAAAACTAGAAAATACTTGAAAatcaatattcaaaataatgtatatatatatatatatatatatatttatatgtatatagcTATTACTGTACATCATTTCTGTATATCTGAATAAAGTTATGGATCCAAACTCAATATTATCTTCATGcattaaatatgaaaacaataaaaggTTCAAAATGCCTCTCTGTCAATCAATATATAGAGagttagttgtttttttgggggagtgtattttaaattcaattcaatttatttttatatagcgtcaaatcatatcAAATCGTTACCTCAAGAAGCTTTTCATAAAGAGCAGGtctagtgtgtatatatatatatatatatatatatatatatatatatatatatatatatattaatgaacataaatatatatattaataaatataaatatatatatatatattaataaatatatatatatatatatatttatatttatatttattaatatatatatatatttatatacaactatatacaactacagtatatacttcCTAATGAGAACAGGACTAGGGTCGTGTCgcagaaggtaacccgcaaattgcaaaatctgatttGAGATCTGTAAAAACTTGcagaaactctcgcgagactctcTGCTCGACGCCCTATCCTAAGATTAACCATTCGAGATCGATGCCTGATCTTAActatctcgcgagagtttccccagctTGCGGGTTCCTTTCCAGACACACTACCCAGAGGACTGGAGAGTATCTCTGAAACAGGCTGCTGGACCCTGCAGGAGGTAGATAACTCCAGAAGGAGGCAGTAGGGCAACACGAAGGACGCAAGCTGCCGAGAAAACCAACAGAAGAAGAATAATTATCTAAATAAGTGTTGTGCATATGACGGGGAAGTCCAGTCAGGACCAGCCTGTTGTTGACTGTCACAGTGTTTAGTCTCTGGAGTCAGCATGGTGTTGTAGCTGCTAGAGttacacgttacaggaagaggtCTACTAGATGATGTCTACTGCCTTGCTGTGTGGAGCTGTGGTGTTTCCGGGTCTCTTCTACAGCTTCAGCAGAGTCCTGAGATACTCTCTGACCCAGTGGAGCGATGCTGACGTGATGTCTGTCAGTGAAAGGTCAGCAGCACCAACACCAGCAGCTCACACACCAGACTCCTTTAACATATGCAGCACTTTATATATGCTCCTACTTTTATACCTGTTTAGATGCATGATGGAAGTTTACTTACTATTCTATATTAGTTTATATAAATAGCTGGTAAATTCGGCCCTCCTGTAGGGGCGGTGTTATGAGCTGTATGAAAAGTTTACTCAATTATTCATATGTCATGTGTGTAATATGTCGACCGAAGAAACCACATTAGACCTCTGAGAGGAGTCAGTAAACTGGGAAAAagaagtttggaaacttgtgtttggtggattatttctctgttgttacaatgctaatggtcattgtattttacatcgttggaaagcctgtttatttaccttcacaatgatgtccaacttgtaaggatcatgcatttgtgggatgagcagcacagctgattatgtggggagcgcccaagaaactTTACATTTGGCAGAGCATTTTAgcaaatttttctttttttccccagttaaTTTAAGTAATAATTTATGATGTGTGCATTGGTGCCGATAAGCAATATACCAAATAAATCTGCATGTATTTCAAAGTGTCGTGTAATTGTCTTTGTGGTCTTTACTGTCTTTCCTCATTGCTGACTGTGTTTCTTCAGGCTGGTGTCCTCCGTCCATGCATCTCTGGCTACTGCAGCTGGAGTCACAGTGGTGGCGTCCTGCAGGGATGTGATGACTGACAGGTAGGAGAGGCACGCTCCAATTCACACTATACAAATGGGTATTTCCCATATATAAAAAGAGCTAATTCAATCATGatatgacattatttcaaatgaaatTGCTTCATATACATATTATTTACACCAAATTCAAATTATCTttttgtttacaaatcatttatatgatttttttcatctaaATGAGCCTGTCCCACACCTCTGA
The Sebastes fasciatus isolate fSebFas1 chromosome 7, fSebFas1.pri, whole genome shotgun sequence genome window above contains:
- the LOC141770572 gene encoding GTPase IMAP family member 8-like isoform X2, with translation MATSYGPEPSLSQVVVLLLGERQSGKSSAGNSILGNPAFHQKTSRSSKENGTAFGIQVTVVDTPGWLSYSTTPDRVSQELCRGLTLCHPGPHVILLVLPITSTFGPEELNAMDAQLRLLQTLIWQRAMVLFTHGDKLGGLSIQEHIRRQDWTLHWLLERCGNRYQVMTNQSRASEAELTELFEKIQKMMENNMRPRETRDRMNTQLRRDVSIKEARRAQGRQEEIEMKVMHDVHDGRPGQRKQMASGWPYMPRVFPAEPVGVKPALGLVLLGRRKSGKSSAGNMILDSEEFQVNVKTIRCSVGHGEVSGWPVTVVDTPGWSLFGLANPKQVRMEISRSSCLCPERSKVSFVLAVPVGSFREKDRRAVEMFLSVLGNDVWRSTVVLFTYGGELRGRTVEKHVEQKGEPLRWVLDRCGHRHQVLDTNTGDKSQVKQLLEMVEKL
- the LOC141770572 gene encoding GTPase IMAP family member 8-like isoform X1, yielding MNGRSQMFAGPEPSLSQVVVLLLGERQSGKSSAGNSILGNPAFHQKTSRSSKENGTAFGIQVTVVDTPGWLSYSTTPDRVSQELCRGLTLCHPGPHVILLVLPITSTFGPEELNAMDAQLRLLQTLIWQRAMVLFTHGDKLGGLSIQEHIRRQDWTLHWLLERCGNRYQVMTNQSRASEAELTELFEKIQKMMENNMRPRETRDRMNTQLRRDVSIKEARRAQGRQEEIEMKVMHDVHDGRPGQRKQMASGWPYMPRVFPAEPVGVKPALGLVLLGRRKSGKSSAGNMILDSEEFQVNVKTIRCSVGHGEVSGWPVTVVDTPGWSLFGLANPKQVRMEISRSSCLCPERSKVSFVLAVPVGSFREKDRRAVEMFLSVLGNDVWRSTVVLFTYGGELRGRTVEKHVEQKGEPLRWVLDRCGHRHQVLDTNTGDKSQVKQLLEMVEKL